The Drosophila innubila isolate TH190305 chromosome 2L unlocalized genomic scaffold, UK_Dinn_1.0 4_B_2L, whole genome shotgun sequence genome segment AGTTGTCATAGTTTTGTCCACAcagtaattgaattttatacgCCGACAGCTGACATTTCCACGCTTCGAGACAATTTCGTATGCCTTTTGTGTGCAACATTTGCTTTGTTATTTCTACAGCAATTctgtttttcccttttttttgtcCGAAATTGGGTCAAAAGTTGAACTGCTACTGGCCCTATTATGGTTGCTTCATCACATTTTCAGGATTATCTTAATTGCGCTTTTAATACCTACGTTTTGCTCCGCAACGCCCCGTTCTAAACTTAGTGGAAGCGAGTTCGTTGCATCACGCCAAGGACTTGCTTAAGGGATAAAGCAAAAGCTTGTTCATAAAGGCGTGTTTAACGCCTCGCTGAATGTGCAAGGAGCAGCGCCAAGGACCTCAAGGATTTCAAAGAACGTTGCCCTGCCGCAAGCCAAAGCTCTGCTCACGTGCATTTCAATACCCCACAACTAAACACAATTGCCACCCATCTGCTATTAAATCATTCCCCCGACACACTTACTCAAATCCAGCTCCAACATTTTGTATTcatccacttgaaaatcgaaaATCCCCTAGCCTACGCTTATCGCAAAGCAATTTGCTTTGCAATGACAGCACTCTTTCAGCCAAATTATCTACTGAAAAcaatgaatgaaatttttgttgaacggCCACTTAACTCAAGCTCAATGTCCATAAAAACGGACCAAGCAAAATGAGAGGGTTCTTGCTTCCGACAGCATCTCAGGCGAAAattgttgccactgttgctgttgttattggggcatgaataaatgataataaatcaatgataaataatcgaaaataaaataaattgtctaAGACTTGTAAAAGCCATGCTgcaaagtattaaaattaaaatcgaaGTACTAGCTTATTGATAATACAATTATAAGACAATCTGCTGAATTTATGCCCTACTCTCTGTATATTCATTCAAGCTAGAGGTTGTTTCGTTTAAATACTACTTTTAAACCAAATGCAGCATAGCTACCGGACTATCAGGCACATAATTAAATTCGTATGGATTCATtctaagaaattaattatacattttctcTTTTCCAGAAAACTTTCTTCTAATGCTTGTGGGCTACccggcgtatacgtaacttCATATACAAAAATTCTATTTCTGTGGCTTATGTTCAatactttaaacatttttagataaaCTTAAGAAACAGCaaacttatttgttattaCTTCGTACTcggctttttttaatttaaagttgtgTATAAGTCGGATTAATCAGCAATTCTAcctgaaaattatatttcgaatttctaaattaaatttctatattaagaaataaaattctcAAGTAGAACTGCTGATTCATCCGACATATACACAATCTTATAGTAGAAAAACCGAGTACGaagtaattacaattaaatgtcTTGTTTCTTAAGTTTATCTAAAGATGTTTCAAGTATTTAACTGAGTTATTAGAAACAGATGTGACACCCTGTGtgcatatatactatatacatgcACTTTACGGCTTTTAAAGATTAATTCgtacatatatgtttatgGGAATCATAAAGATATAATTGTAAACATAACTGTTGCAACTGAAactttttattctattttatacGATTTATCAAGTTTGATGAGTGAATAGAGGGTGCACCCACTAGTAACCTGTACAAATAGGACTTTTATAGATTACAAGCTCATTATGATAATGTCATTTggtttgataataatttagcAGTATGACAAATCGAATGAAATGGAAATCGCATAGTTGAACTTTGATATCTTTATCGAATTTCGatcttaataaaaacattgcgTATAAGTGAAGGAAATTCACAATTAATACTATCGATCAATAACTATAAAGATACCGTTCTCTTTTTATAAggaaatacatatatgctaTGATTAGTAATGACAAAAGAAAGTGCTTATCTTGAGTATTAcctcaaattacaaatttcactgcgtatttaacaatttattaattaagacCCTGTCATATTCGTTCTACTGATAACTCTTGTTGTCATTTCTTCAATAAATCACTAGCACCTACGATTTGTGTAGCCAATTGAACTGATttcttgtttatattttagtaatttCAAGAATATATTGTGAATTTCTTTACAGATTTCTCTCTCGACACTTTTGAAGCATTAGTTTTTTATgccatattttaaaatgtttatacaaCTAGAAAATAAGTTTAGACTTTAactatattgtatttttatttaaatcatttttaaaattaaatcaaacagCCGTGAGTTTCTTTATTCTGCTATGATTTACATCCGCAAACGTTTATTAGTTTAAAAGATGAGCTCAAAATCTATTGATTGACATTGATATcagtttgttaatttaattttaatttttaatttttttaatatgctttgtactcaaatattttaggtgtcttaaaataatttaattctctTTAGCTTTTGTCGAAATAAGCAAAGTCAATCAGACATATAGACTTTCACTatgacatttatattttatatacatatatataaaatttcgaATAGCTAGTATCAGATATCACGCCAGCCAGTTAATCatgatattaaatattatacaaactcaaaaattaaccaattGGGAGACACAGTGCCTGAGGGGCTTATCAATAGTCTGAATTTTATAGATTATTGCGAATAAAAAAGTGACAACACGCATGACTCATGGGGCTGGTCAGTTATACGAGTACGAGACGATAATAACGGAATATAGTTCCAGCTCATCGTCAGATAAGAACAAAAGAGCGATCGATAAGCTGATAAATAAGACATGTACATTAAACATGACGTATTGACATGACAAACTAAATACGCCGCTGTCAAATAGCTTCAAAATCTCGGGTCAAGTTCTTGGTCAAAGAGACTGAGGGAGAAAGAGCTGAGAGGCATTCTTAACACCTGATCGAAATTCAACCATATGGCAAAAGATGGCGCTATGGAGTCGCGATAAGGGCGAGCATTCAATATTCATTATCAATATCAACAACGCCGCCGAagataagaaattaaatgtcAGCTTCGGCTTCAGGCCAGAACTCCGTTCATAAGTGAAAGAGACTCCGTGCCGAGCGGAACCCAACGGTCgtcaaaaagaaacaacaagaaaaaaaaacaggaaaatttgaagaaaaaaaccGGCTGTGAAAATAAAACCCCAATTGTTgggcaaatatttgtttgacaATAAATTAGAGTCTACGGCGCGTGTGCTTCGGCTAAAACGCAAAACGGCAAAACCCAATTAAATAAGCAATTTCATAGACATGTCCGAATTTCTGCGGGAACATGTAAGTTATCACAAGGGATCGAGCTTATCACATAAAATTGCTGTGATAACAAATTATAACTGtgaagaattttttattaactacGCTTCAAACTATCACTCATCATTGCCACGCGTGCGACAATCGTAATTACCACAACAACGTCGACAACTTCAAGAGACTTCCGCATAATAGACAGACCTTATAAGGTCGACGGTCCCAGGCTTTGCCATGGAACCACAAGAATTTAAGACCTTAAAAGGCATCAGGTGTCTTCCAGATAAGTTTTTAGCATGCCAATTTTGTTCAGAGCTGTATTGATAGCAGTGATAGCGCGTGATAAAGCCAGGCAATTCGTTATCAAATATTGAAAAGCACAagcttgctgctgttgaagcTGCTCAACGAAAAGATACCCTACGCGAGAGACTTTCTTATTTCTACtaaaaattgtacattttGCTTTTTGAATAGCAACCAGCTCAAGTATAACAAGCTCGAATGGACAGCTGTGACCGCTCGACTGGTAGATACCCTATGCGAAAACTTTTCTTGAATATTTATGCCAAATATCGTGTATTTAGTTGAAGTCAAGTATGAATAGCGTTTGAAGGATAAGTTGCACAAATAAACATGAATATTATCCTGAATATTGTATCCTAGctctttcaatttatattctgtatagatacattttctttttcattcgGTTCATTCGgttcaattttaaatcattatatttatatataggaAATTTATGGTAAAGAAGTACTCGTAATACTTGAAAAATCACTTGAAATAgtctttttaaatgatttcatttGATAATTATGATGTCATTAAatgaacataaataatttatttttcgcaTAGCTTAGTCGAAAGTCGCTGGTCACTTGTGTCCGCTGGCCTTTGAAATAGACTTGTACCATCTAACGATTAGATCATCGtacaaattactttttaattaaagattaattcaataaatttcgattaaattttaaagcaaataatGACCTCATGTTTGAGTCATTAGAGCTCTTTACTTCATGAAGTTCAaagaattgcatttaaataaataaatcattgaaagatttttagaattatttattatcttttgcttatggtattttgttttatacaataGACTTTTGGTGTAATCTTAtcatttaaaagaataaataatttggcACAGGTGTGTCCTATGTTAAAATAGATAAAGAAAAATAGTATTAATCAAGATCAATATTACATTATACACGTAAATGCTCCCAAAGATTCTTcctaaaatttgttgtttagttttctattttaattacagATCTTCCTTTccttcttctattttttttttggcaattattaactgtttgttgctgtgttAAATTTGGCGTTGTTGATTGTAAAATACCGATAAGACTATTTTCTACTTATATCGGCATTCCTCTGATAAGATAAGAAATTCAAACATGATAGTAGTTGTGATACCAACTATTTGCCGTGCGGCTACCGTTTGGTTTCCTTTATTTAAATCCATTTTTGAGGAATTGCAAGTTTTAtggcaaatatttcaaaatcgtCTAAAAGTTAATCTGCACATACCCACAGATATTTTATTCCAAGAATTTTGATAACAAACAGCTGTATTTTTATAgcaagcataaaaaaattaatcaataggcaaattaaaaaaaaattctcttaAGATCGTAGCTGATTTCTTATCGCGAGTTTCCGGCCTTTAGTCGACTTTAATTAAGTCATATGTAAATTTACATGTccttaataaaaagaaatattacaaattgtaCAGCTTTTCCATTAAATTCTTTATCTACAAAATTACTGTCATTGTAAATCAGAAAAAAGTCgtcaattattttatgttttaagggATATAACAATAGGAACCTTTTGCAGCTGATTAATTCGAACTTATCAAGGATTATTTTTACTGTCTCAACTGATAAAAGAAGCAAATCTATAAATTTAGTATACGACAGTGACAGACAATAAGAGCTAAGTAGTTCACTTATCTATTTACAACTTCTCAGAAGTCTATAATTTAGGTAGCTTCTACAAATAGCAATTTTGTAACGACACCGAATACCATTTACAACACCCATTAGAAAAAACATCAAATGATTGGGGGAAAATAATCAGTTTTTCACACATTGGGTAATATTTTAAAGGGGTTGCGTCTATCTCGATGCTCGTAAGAAGCTTTTATCGATATCTTATCGAATTTGGCTGCTGAATTTTGGGCGCGTgtacatcatcattattagaACGATAAAATCTCTAATTGCTCATATCGAATACACTCGATAATTTCGTGAATTGCAGGGTGAATATGTGTGGGTCAAGCCACAGAATACATCATGTGAATTTGCAGTTCCCTTTGGAGCACGCATCGTGCGGACGGAGAAAACTCAAACCCTGGTCTGCGATGATGCCAACAAACAGTTTTGGGTGCCAGCTGGCGATGTGCTCAAGGCTATGCATCTTACATCTCACGAGGATGTCGAAGACATGATAACATTGGGGGATCTGCAGGAATATACGATTCTACGGAATCTACAAACACGCTATGCCAAGCAGTTGATATATGTGAGtatgaaaattaatcattttaagtttttttttaaggtatcATAGCTAAAgccacaataaaaataataatataaattatattttatacaacctggccaaatttggttctaTTATATAGgaacgaaattaaattttaggtgtgaaatcttattttaatttacatttacattttatttacattttactttttatttaaactttcttaaaaatgtagatttatcatttaaaaatactttatctTTTATTCCATTCTGTAATAAACCCATCATTTACTCTATTACAGACATATACAGGCTCCATGCTGGTGGCCATTAATCCCTACCAGATACTGCCCATCTACACACATCGAGAGATTCAACTGTATCGCAACAAGAAACTCACAGAACTGCCCCCGCATATCTTTGCGATCAGCGATAATGCCTTTCAGCGTCTGCAGCGGCACAAGGAGAATCAATGTGTTGTAATCAGCGGCGAATCGGGAGCTGGGAAGACAGAGAGCACCAAGTTGATCCTGCAATATTTGGCTGCGATCAGTGGAAAGCATTCGTGGATTGAGCAACAAATCATCGAATCGAATCCCATAATGGAAGCCTTTGGAAATGCCAAAACTGTGAGGAATGATAACTCCTCAAGGTTTGGCAAATATATTGATATACGCTTCACGCCAGAGGGTGCCATACAGGGTGCTCGTGTACAGCAATATTTGCTGGAGAAATCACGCATTGTCTTCCAGAGTCGCGATGAGCgaaattatcatattttttactGCATGTTGGCGGGTCTAAGTGCGGCGGAGCGAGCTCGCCTTCAACTGGAGGATCAGTCTCCCAGTCAATATCATTATCTGGCACAAGGAGGATGTTTTACACTGCCAGGAAAACAAGATGCCAAGGACTTTGCCGACATACGAGCTGCCATGAAGGTGCTCTCCTTCAAACCAGATGAAGTCTGGTGCATACTCAGTCTTCTGGCTGCAATTTTACATCTGGGAAACTTACGCTTTAAGGCTACTGAGGTGGCAAATCTAGAGACTGCCGAGGTGGACGATATTGTGAACTTGCAACGCGTGGCAGAGCTATTGGGACTGGCAACATCGCCACTAAATGCGGCACTCACACAACGCACCATCTTTGTGCATGGCGAGCATGTGGTGACCAGTTTGTCCAAGGAATCTGCTTTAGAAGGACGCGATGCCTTTGTGAAATCCCTTTATGATGGCATCTTTGTGCGCATCGTGCGTCGCATCAATGACACCATCGATAAGAAGTCTGACGCACCAGTCAACAGCATTGGAGTCCTGGACATCTTTGGCTTCGAGAACTTTGACAATAATAGCTTCGAGCAGCTATGCATTAACTATGCCAATGAGAATCTTCAGCAGTTTTTCGTCGCACACATATTCAAGGTTTGAACTACATaagcattatttatttacaactagtttattttatttaaaagattctTGATTCTTAGTATTCTATTTAgcgaaaaaacttttttttattagtaaaCATAgctgtataatttatttttaattatttctgaaGATGAAGTTACGTTAATCTAAGTTAAAGTTACTCAGAATTTTGGGGCATGTTCATCTAAAAATCTAAGAGATCAAACTTTCCATGGAAATCGATCGAGAGAAAATACCTCGAGGTAAAAtcggaaaaaaaaactgataaaGCCAAAGTTTATACAGCGTTGATTTCACATTACTCATTTAaactaatatataatatatttatattacagATGGAGCAGGCAGAGTATCAGCTAGAGCACATCAACTGGCAGCACATTGAGTTCCAGGATAATCAGGACATACTCGATCTCATTGGCATGAAGCCGGTGAACATTATGTCTCTGATCGATGAGGAATCCAAATTTCCCAAGGGCACAGATCACACGCTGCTGGAGAAGTTGCACGTACAACACGGCAATCGTTCCATTTATGTCAAGGGAAAGACGACACAAACTTCGCTCTTTGGCATACGACATTATGCTGGCGTTGTCATGTATAATCCTTTGGGATTCCTTGAAAAGAATCGTGATTCCTTTAGCAGCGATCTACGGAATTTGGTTCAACGCGCCAACAACAAGTATTTGGTGGACATCTTTCCACATGAAATGCCCATGGATACCGCCAAAAAGCAGCCGACTTTAAGCGTCAAGTTCCGCAATTCTCTGGACATGTTAATACGCACCTTATCACAGGCTCATCCCTACTTCATACGCTGCATTAAGCCCAATGAGTACAAGGAACCAAATGTGAGTTACAATCtttgtcatttaatttaattcatatttttctaaacAGAATTTGTTTTCCTACTCATAATGTCGCATTCATTGAtgcgctgaaaagtatgctttaaaaaatgttggatATGTTTTTAGAGATAGAATattttactaaaacttcaGCAAGATCATTGAGCTAAGAATGacttttatttagaaaataattgttatattaaaatatcagctttttaataattttaactttatgtATTATGAATtacattatataattttctgcTCTCTTTATTATCATATATTCTTCCCATAATAATACCGTTTCCTGTTTCTCTCTTTAGAACTTTGACAAGGAGCTGTGTGTCCGTCAATTGCGCTACTCGGGCATGATGGAGACGGCGAGGATTCGTCGAGCTGGCTATCCCATACGGCACGCCTATCGCGCCTTTGTGGAGCGTTATCGCCTGTTGGTGCCACGCACTGGACCCTTGGATCAATGTGATTGTCGTTTGTTGGCGCGACAAATCTGCGAGACGGCTTTGCCCGCGGACTCGGATCGTCAGTTTGGACGCACGAAGCTGTTTTTGCGTGATGAGGATGATGCACTGTTGGAAGCCGAGCGTTCACGTGTAATGCTCAAATACATCGTGACCATACAGAGGGGAATTCGACGTGTTCTTTTCCGTCGTTATTTGCTGAAATATCGTCAGGCGATTATTACCGTACAGCGTTATTGGCGTGGACGTTATCATCGTCGTAGATATCAGACTATGAAACGAGGCTTCCATAGACTGGGCGCCTGCATTGCAGCACAGCAGCTGACCACCAAGTTTACCATGGTGCGCAGTCGTACAATTAAATTGCAGGCACTGTGTCGTGGTTATTTGGCAAGAAAACGTTTTGCTTTGCAGTTGACAGCAAAGCGACAGAAGCACAAGGAGCTGAAACGTGTCCAGGAGCAGGAGCTGTTGCGTCTAAAGGCAGAGCAGGCAGAGAAGGAGCAGCTGCGTCTAAAAGcagaacagcagcagcaactgcgtCTGAAGGcagagcaggagcagcaagcGCAGCAGCGACAGGCGGAGGAGCTGCGTCTTAAGGAACAGATTGCGGCAAGAAATGCCATCGCCATGAGCGCAGTGCAACAGCCCAAACGCACAAAATCCATTAAGAGATCAGAGCAGCCAGTGCTGCCTGCACCCACGTTGCAAGCACGCATGTCCttgccaccgccgccgccaaTGTCCCCGATTGCAATTACACCAATGGCAGGACGACCGAGCAGCAGTGCAGCTCGAACAAATGGCAATGCTGTGGAGACACCTGGCTATGAGTCATCCAAACAGATTGTGGACGATGTCTTTGGTTTCCTCAACGATGAACCGGATGTGAGTGGGCCACTGGGGCCGAATGTAAAGGAGAAATCCTTGCTGTTTGAGCGGGAGCTGCGCTTGCGCAAAGATATCCCAACGAAGCTGCTGTCCCGACCCGTCAATTACTATGAGGCAGCGCCTCGCAAGATTGTCAATCAGACGCGTCTCTAGCAGTTGCGTGTGCTGGGACAGCCCTGAACAAATAGTCGATAAGTAGCCTAGTACAGTCGAGCTTCTCTTTAACGTACAGAAGTTCAACTGTAGCTGATATTATTTCCTTTCAATCGCAACGCTTTTCAAAgagaaaacttcaaaatggGGAAAGGGACATTAGTTGTGTCACCTGTAcaaaatgttatataaatgtcggcttgtatatacatatatatatatatatatatatctttaaaaaaaaaaacaagtagtTATAGCTTTGTTCTTTGtgattgtgtatattttttcttacagTTACCTACACATATttgataaatgtatattttctatgtaatttaatttattttttaataatttgtaaataaaactaGCTTCGGTGATATCTATGGAATTTAGACACTATACTTATATGCAAATccatttgtttcatttttcattacaCGTCTGCGTTTCGTTCTGGTTTGTGGTATTTATTAATGGATCAATCTGTCACAAATGTTCTTTGTTCTTTTGTGTTTCATCGTGCTTATCATAAGTATAGTTACAATTTATAGAGTCACCATAAGCAGGCGCTTTTTCTATCAATGTCAAATGAATATCATCTTCGATAGTTATcgtatttcatatatttatgaaatggGGCTTAACTCCAATAATTATGGCAACATCATTTGTCAGAATTAGAAGAACGACGTTAGTGTCGACAGATTTTGATCGCAATTGAACTAGAACTATGCCCGTATTATCTACGGAAATTAaaccatatttattttattttctatttctcATTTTCAAGTTCTACTCAACTTATTGATAAGAGTTTCAATTGggcaatatttacataaacaaGCAACTGATTAAAGCTCAATAATCTTTAAAGTTTGATTGCCACGCCatatagttaatttatttgttatttttatattttatttcaacagAGATTAGAGGATGATTTCGCAGTTATCTTATCCTAAACTTACCTTCAAATTGACCTCATTTTTTGctgtcaattatttaaaaaatgaaagaatcGCAGAAACACATCTAGAAATgattaataatagaaatattgaTTTGAAACTGTGAAACTTCCCCTATTTTTATACCAATTTTCGCTGTTTCTAAAAAAGTtcggaaaaaaatatgcaacaattttgaatatttttttaactcaacttttaaattcaacataacaaaaattcttaaataattggTAATGTTCTAAAAGACAGCGTAaagtaattttgtatttaccaAGGAAACTTTCtgtgcataaaatatttttagaaaaatcaCTATAGAAACGCGCAAAATTTATtgctgaaaaattttttttttaattaaagttgatttttatgcatttcttttttttataaaaaatttcctaTATTCAACACAGCAAAAactttattgaaatgaaacaaCAAACACCAAAACAA includes the following:
- the LOC117779443 gene encoding unconventional myosin-VIIa, giving the protein MSEFLREHGEYVWVKPQNTSCEFAVPFGARIVRTEKTQTLVCDDANKQFWVPAGDVLKAMHLTSHEDVEDMITLGDLQEYTILRNLQTRYAKQLIYTYTGSMLVAINPYQILPIYTHREIQLYRNKKLTELPPHIFAISDNAFQRLQRHKENQCVVISGESGAGKTESTKLILQYLAAISGKHSWIEQQIIESNPIMEAFGNAKTVRNDNSSRFGKYIDIRFTPEGAIQGARVQQYLLEKSRIVFQSRDERNYHIFYCMLAGLSAAERARLQLEDQSPSQYHYLAQGGCFTLPGKQDAKDFADIRAAMKVLSFKPDEVWCILSLLAAILHLGNLRFKATEVANLETAEVDDIVNLQRVAELLGLATSPLNAALTQRTIFVHGEHVVTSLSKESALEGRDAFVKSLYDGIFVRIVRRINDTIDKKSDAPVNSIGVLDIFGFENFDNNSFEQLCINYANENLQQFFVAHIFKMEQAEYQLEHINWQHIEFQDNQDILDLIGMKPVNIMSLIDEESKFPKGTDHTLLEKLHVQHGNRSIYVKGKTTQTSLFGIRHYAGVVMYNPLGFLEKNRDSFSSDLRNLVQRANNKYLVDIFPHEMPMDTAKKQPTLSVKFRNSLDMLIRTLSQAHPYFIRCIKPNEYKEPNNFDKELCVRQLRYSGMMETARIRRAGYPIRHAYRAFVERYRLLVPRTGPLDQCDCRLLARQICETALPADSDRQFGRTKLFLRDEDDALLEAERSRVMLKYIVTIQRGIRRVLFRRYLLKYRQAIITVQRYWRGRYHRRRYQTMKRGFHRLGACIAAQQLTTKFTMVRSRTIKLQALCRGYLARKRFALQLTAKRQKHKELKRVQEQELLRLKAEQAEKEQLRLKAEQQQQLRLKAEQEQQAQQRQAEELRLKEQIAARNAIAMSAVQQPKRTKSIKRSEQPVLPAPTLQARMSLPPPPPMSPIAITPMAGRPSSSAARTNGNAVETPGYESSKQIVDDVFGFLNDEPDVSGPLGPNVKEKSLLFERELRLRKDIPTKLLSRPVNYYEAAPRKIVNQTRL